One window of Microbispora sp. ZYX-F-249 genomic DNA carries:
- a CDS encoding CopG family transcriptional regulator: MTLRLSDEQTEALRRRAEKEGRSMQQIALHAIDDYLARVADDEYTDLLAEKGAQRFADLLRRLGE, from the coding sequence ATGACGCTTCGACTGAGTGACGAGCAGACCGAGGCCCTCCGGCGGCGCGCCGAGAAGGAAGGCCGGAGCATGCAGCAGATCGCTCTTCACGCGATCGACGACTACCTCGCCCGCGTCGCCGACGATGAGTACACCGACCTGCTGGCCGAGAAGGGGGCGCAGCGTTTCGCCGACCTCCTGCGCAGGCTGGGGGAGTGA
- a CDS encoding carbamate kinase, which produces MGGRVLIALGGNAMTAPDGSASPADQHRAIREAMAHVAALIRAGHEVVLTHGNGPQVGNILLKNQLSAHVVPPVPLDWCVAQTQGTIGTLVMNALQRELGDARVATVVTRTLVDPADPAFQDPVKPIGRYFGEGEARRFEGHGQAWRRFERGWRRVVASPRPVEILDASAAVALIEAGFTVVAAGGGGVPVVRGADGTLTGVEAVIDKDLAAAALAAAVGATDLVIATDVPNAMVDFGTPHARPIGEIEVAALRELQAAGHFAGGSMGPKVEAAVRFAEDGGGRAVITSLHHIGAALSGNIGTRVYRGVEA; this is translated from the coding sequence GTGGGCGGACGCGTACTGATCGCACTGGGCGGCAACGCCATGACGGCTCCCGACGGGAGCGCGTCCCCGGCCGACCAGCACCGGGCGATCCGCGAGGCGATGGCCCACGTGGCGGCGCTCATCAGGGCCGGGCACGAGGTGGTGCTCACGCACGGCAACGGCCCCCAGGTCGGCAACATCCTGCTGAAGAACCAGCTCAGCGCGCACGTCGTGCCGCCGGTGCCGCTCGACTGGTGCGTGGCGCAGACGCAGGGCACCATCGGCACCCTCGTCATGAACGCCCTGCAGCGCGAACTCGGGGACGCGCGGGTCGCGACCGTCGTCACCCGCACGCTCGTGGACCCGGCCGATCCGGCCTTCCAGGACCCGGTGAAGCCGATCGGACGGTACTTCGGGGAGGGCGAGGCGCGCCGCTTCGAGGGGCACGGCCAGGCCTGGCGGCGCTTCGAACGCGGCTGGCGGCGGGTGGTCGCCTCGCCGCGCCCCGTGGAGATCCTGGACGCCTCCGCCGCGGTCGCGCTCATCGAGGCCGGCTTCACCGTCGTCGCCGCCGGAGGCGGGGGAGTGCCGGTCGTGCGCGGCGCGGACGGCACATTGACCGGGGTCGAGGCCGTGATCGACAAGGACCTCGCCGCCGCCGCGCTGGCCGCCGCCGTCGGCGCCACCGATCTCGTCATCGCGACGGACGTGCCGAACGCGATGGTGGACTTCGGCACGCCCCATGCCCGTCCGATCGGGGAGATAGAGGTCGCCGCCCTGCGTGAGCTGCAGGCCGCCGGCCACTTCGCCGGGGGCAGCATGGGGCCCAAGGTCGAGGCCGCCGTGCGCTTCGCCGAAGACGGCGGGGGACGGGCGGTGATCACCTCGCTGCACCACATCGGTGCCGCGCTGTCAGGAAATATCGGTACGAGGGTGTACAGAGGGGTGGAGGCATAG
- a CDS encoding type II toxin-antitoxin system death-on-curing family toxin, translated as MTRYITLEQALRIARHATGAPIEVRDIGLLEAALLRPRTSLFGRDAYPDLLTKAAAILHSIVSNHPFVDGNKRAAWLTMYVFCAKNGVEIEPRDDDVAYDFVIAVASGKLTEVDEIADVLRGFTAS; from the coding sequence GTGACCCGCTACATCACCCTTGAGCAGGCGCTGAGGATCGCCCGTCACGCGACGGGGGCGCCGATCGAGGTTCGTGACATCGGGCTCCTGGAGGCGGCCCTCCTGCGTCCGCGGACGTCGTTGTTCGGGCGGGACGCCTACCCCGATCTGCTGACCAAGGCCGCGGCCATCCTGCACTCGATCGTCTCCAACCATCCGTTCGTGGACGGCAACAAGCGAGCCGCCTGGCTCACGATGTACGTTTTCTGCGCAAAAAACGGGGTGGAGATCGAGCCGCGGGACGACGATGTCGCCTACGACTTCGTGATCGCGGTGGCGTCGGGGAAGCTCACCGAGGTCGACGAGATCGCGGACGTGCTGCGCGGCTTCACCGCCTCTTAA
- a CDS encoding pyridoxal phosphate-dependent aminotransferase, whose protein sequence is MKEPLVRRMREFGTTVFATMTKLAVETGSINLGQGFPDTDGPERMLERAVEAVRRGLNQYPPGPGLPELRQAVAEHRKQWYGLAYDPDGEVLVTVGATEAIAAAVLALCEPGDEVIVFEPYYDSYAAAIALAGAVRRAVTLRVDAGRFTFDPAELEAAVTPRTRVILVNSPHNPTGTVFTRQELECVARVCREHDLIAVTDEVYEHLAFDGVEHVPLATLPGMRERTVMISSAGKTFSVTGWKTGWVCAPAPLIDAVQTVKQFLTYTASAPWQIAVAYALREEMDWVAAQRAALQAKRDRLVAGLTEAGFDVLRPAGTYFVQTDIRPLGFDDGLELARRLPELAGVVAIPTQVFYDHPARGRHFLRFAFCKRDEVIDEAVTRLRGLGAG, encoded by the coding sequence GTGAAGGAGCCGCTGGTGCGGCGGATGCGGGAGTTCGGCACAACCGTGTTCGCCACGATGACGAAGCTGGCCGTGGAGACGGGCTCGATCAACCTGGGCCAGGGTTTCCCGGACACCGACGGGCCGGAGCGCATGCTGGAGCGGGCGGTCGAGGCCGTGCGGAGGGGTCTCAACCAGTACCCGCCCGGGCCGGGCCTCCCCGAGCTGCGCCAGGCGGTCGCCGAGCACCGCAAGCAGTGGTACGGCCTCGCCTACGACCCGGACGGGGAGGTCCTCGTCACCGTCGGCGCCACCGAGGCCATCGCCGCGGCGGTCCTCGCGCTCTGCGAACCGGGCGACGAGGTGATCGTGTTCGAGCCGTACTACGACTCCTACGCCGCGGCCATCGCGCTCGCGGGAGCCGTGCGCAGGGCGGTGACGCTGCGCGTCGACGCGGGGCGGTTCACCTTCGACCCGGCCGAGCTGGAGGCCGCCGTCACGCCCCGCACCCGGGTGATCCTGGTGAACTCGCCGCACAACCCGACCGGCACCGTGTTCACCCGGCAGGAGCTGGAGTGCGTGGCCCGCGTGTGCCGGGAGCACGACCTGATCGCGGTCACCGACGAGGTCTACGAGCACCTCGCCTTCGACGGTGTGGAGCACGTGCCGCTCGCCACGCTGCCCGGCATGCGCGAGCGCACGGTCATGATCTCCTCGGCGGGCAAGACCTTCAGCGTCACGGGCTGGAAGACCGGATGGGTGTGCGCCCCGGCGCCGCTCATCGACGCCGTGCAGACGGTCAAGCAGTTCCTCACCTACACCGCGAGCGCCCCCTGGCAGATCGCGGTCGCGTACGCCCTGCGGGAGGAGATGGACTGGGTGGCCGCGCAGCGGGCGGCCCTGCAGGCCAAGCGGGACCGCCTCGTGGCCGGCCTGACCGAGGCCGGCTTCGACGTGCTCCGGCCCGCCGGCACCTACTTCGTGCAGACCGACATACGGCCGCTCGGGTTCGACGACGGGCTGGAGCTGGCGCGGCGGCTGCCCGAGCTGGCCGGGGTGGTCGCCATCCCGACCCAGGTCTTCTACGACCACCCCGCGCGGGGCCGTCACTTCCTGCGGTTCGCCTTCTGCAAGCGGGACGAGGTCATCGACGAGGCGGTGACCCGCCTTCGCGGTCTCGGCGCCGGCTGA
- a CDS encoding TMEM175 family protein has translation MATPQVRPGLTHERVGVFADAIFAIAITLLALELPRPEGADFQRLGAFFGDHFGSFMAFAIAFLMLWFAWRAHHTLFDQIERVSQPVLLLHIPLLFFVAFLPYTTSLFGEANAGHLTASSRALVTGMFGGNEAILLLSQAALFTLVPAQRLHRPDTDLPRLRVNTWVYWAIGIYWLLTALASAWAVDVVPFLWLATPLVAFGTVRVLKRR, from the coding sequence ATGGCCACCCCCCAGGTGCGTCCCGGGCTCACCCACGAGCGCGTCGGCGTCTTCGCCGACGCCATCTTCGCGATCGCCATCACGCTGCTCGCCCTGGAGCTCCCCCGCCCGGAGGGTGCGGACTTCCAGCGGCTGGGGGCGTTCTTCGGCGACCACTTCGGCTCCTTCATGGCCTTCGCCATCGCCTTCCTGATGCTCTGGTTCGCCTGGCGGGCCCATCACACGCTGTTCGACCAGATCGAGCGGGTGTCCCAGCCGGTGCTCCTGCTGCACATCCCGCTGTTGTTCTTCGTGGCCTTCCTGCCGTACACGACGTCGCTCTTCGGCGAGGCCAACGCCGGCCACCTCACGGCGAGCAGCAGGGCCCTGGTGACCGGGATGTTCGGCGGCAACGAGGCCATCCTGCTGCTGTCCCAGGCCGCGCTGTTCACTCTGGTGCCGGCGCAGCGCCTGCACCGGCCGGACACCGACCTGCCCCGCCTGCGCGTCAACACCTGGGTCTACTGGGCCATCGGGATCTACTGGCTGCTGACCGCGCTGGCGAGCGCGTGGGCGGTCGACGTGGTGCCCTTCCTGTGGCTGGCGACCCCGCTCGTCGCCTTCGGCACGGTCCGGGTGCTTAAGAGGCGGTGA
- a CDS encoding ring-opening amidohydrolase — MPDPIEVRKVPIESVTDASGLARLIDDGVIEADRVLAVIGKTEGNGGVNDYTRILADRAFREVLVAKGTRTAEEVAQVPLVWSGGTDGVLSPHATIFATIGPAKAVRTDEPRVSVGVAMSEVIFPEDIGRPAMVEKVAAGVREAMKIAGIDDPADVHYVQTKTPLLTLSTITDAKERGQTVVTEDTLKSMDISNSTTALGIAVALGEIEMPSAEQIHKDLSLYSSVASCSSGVELDRAQIVVVGNVRGIGGRYRAGHSVMKDALDADGIWEAVRSAGIDLPERPHPDDLGDRLVNLFIKCEADPSGRVRGRRNIMLDDSDVHWHRQIKATVGGVAASVTGDPAVFVSVAAVHQGPSGGGPVIAIADLA, encoded by the coding sequence GTGCCGGATCCGATCGAGGTACGGAAGGTCCCCATCGAGAGCGTCACCGACGCCTCCGGGCTGGCGAGGCTGATCGACGACGGCGTGATCGAGGCCGACCGCGTGCTTGCCGTGATCGGCAAGACCGAGGGCAACGGCGGCGTGAACGACTACACGCGGATCCTCGCCGACCGGGCCTTCCGCGAGGTGCTCGTGGCCAAGGGCACCCGCACCGCCGAGGAGGTCGCGCAGGTGCCCCTGGTGTGGTCCGGCGGCACCGACGGCGTGCTCAGCCCGCATGCGACGATCTTCGCCACGATCGGCCCGGCGAAGGCCGTGCGGACCGACGAGCCGCGGGTGAGCGTCGGCGTGGCGATGAGCGAGGTGATCTTTCCCGAGGACATCGGCAGGCCGGCGATGGTCGAGAAGGTGGCCGCAGGGGTCCGCGAGGCCATGAAGATCGCCGGCATCGACGACCCGGCCGACGTCCACTACGTGCAGACCAAGACGCCGCTGCTCACGCTGTCCACGATCACCGACGCGAAGGAACGCGGCCAGACGGTCGTCACCGAGGACACGCTGAAGTCGATGGACATCTCCAACTCCACCACGGCGCTCGGCATCGCGGTCGCGCTCGGGGAGATCGAGATGCCGTCGGCCGAGCAGATCCACAAGGACCTGTCGCTCTACTCGTCGGTCGCCTCGTGCTCCAGCGGCGTCGAGCTCGACCGGGCCCAGATCGTCGTCGTGGGCAACGTGCGCGGGATCGGCGGGCGCTACCGCGCCGGCCACTCGGTGATGAAGGACGCCCTGGACGCCGACGGCATCTGGGAGGCCGTCCGGAGCGCCGGGATCGACCTGCCCGAGCGCCCGCACCCGGACGACCTGGGCGACCGGCTGGTCAACCTGTTCATCAAGTGCGAGGCGGACCCTTCGGGCCGGGTACGCGGGCGGCGCAACATCATGCTCGACGACTCCGACGTCCACTGGCATCGCCAGATCAAGGCGACCGTCGGCGGGGTGGCGGCGAGCGTGACCGGTGACCCGGCCGTGTTCGTCTCCGTGGCGGCGGTCCATCAGGGCCCGTCCGGCGGAGGCCCGGTGATCGCCATCGCCGACCTCGCGTGA